The following coding sequences lie in one Salmo salar chromosome ssa13, Ssal_v3.1, whole genome shotgun sequence genomic window:
- the fam76b gene encoding protein FAM76B isoform X1 codes for MATTALYACTKCNQRYPFEELSQGQQLCKECRIAHPIVKCTYCRSEFQQESKTNTICKKCAQNVKQFGTPKPCQYCNIIAAFIGTKCQRCTNSEKKYGPPQTCEQCKQQCAFDRKEEGRRKVDGKLLCWLCTLSYRRVLQKTKEQRKGFSSSHSNSSLNEKDHHSRQHHHHQQRHSSSHKLSGSLSPEQEQGMWKQSHKSSSIQKETPKKKPKLEMKPSNGDRYERSFNHISSITQSMDSGGTDNFILISQLKEEVMSLKRMLQQRDQTMLEKDRKLTELKADFQYQESNMRVKMNNMEKAHKESMEQQQAKNRELLKQVAALSKGKKFDRTGSSLLLP; via the exons ATGGCAACAACGGCCCTCTACGCGTGTACGAAGTGTAACCAGCGGTATCCGTTCGAAGAACTGTCGCAGGGACAGCAGCTGTGCAAG GAGTGTCGCATCGCTCATCCCATCGTCAAGTGTACATACTGCAGATCAGAGTTTCAGCAGGAGAG CAAAACAAACACCATTTGCAAGAAGTGTGCCCAGAATGTAAAGCAGTTTGGGACA CCCAAACCCTGCCAATACTGTAACATAATTGCTGCTTTCATCGGGACAAAGTGTCAGCGTTGCACCAACTCAGAGAAGAAGTATGGCCCTCCACAGACATGCGAGCAGTGCAAACAACAGTGCGCATTTGACCGCAAGGAGGAGGGCAGGAGAAAG GTGGATGGGAAACTGCTGTGCTGGCTGTGCACTCTGTCCTACCGACGTGTACTGCAAAAGACCAAGGAGCAGAGGAAAGGCTTCAGCTCCTCCCACTCCAACTCCTCGCTCAACGAGAAGGACCACCACTCCAGACAGCACCATCACCATCAGCAAAGACACAGCAGCTCACACAA ACTCAGTGGGAGCTTAAGTCCAGAGCAGGAGCAGGGAATGTGGAAGCAGAG CCATAAATCGTCTTCGATCCAGAAGGAGACCCCAAAGAAGAAACCAAAACTGGAGATGAAGCCATCCAACGGGGACAGGTACGAGAGGAGTTTCAATCACAT TAGTTCAATCACCCAATCTATGGATTCTGGAGGAACGGACAACTTCATTCTGATCAGCCAGCTGAAAGAGGAAGTGATGTCATTAAAGAGAATGCTTCAGCAGAGGGATCAGACAATGCTGGAGAAGGACCGAAAG CTAACAGAGCTCAAGGCAGACTTCCAGTACCAGGAATCCAACATGAGGGTGAAGATGAACAATATGGAGAAGGCGCACAAGGAGTCCATGGAACAGCAACAG GCCAAAAATCGGGAGCTGCTAAAACAAGTGGCCGCACTCTCAAAGGGCAAGAAGTTTGACAGAACAGGGAGTTCACTGCTGTTACCGTAA
- the fam76b gene encoding protein FAM76B: MATTALYACTKCNQRYPFEELSQGQQLCKECRIAHPIVKCTYCRSEFQQESKTNTICKKCAQNVKQFGTPKPCQYCNIIAAFIGTKCQRCTNSEKKYGPPQTCEQCKQQCAFDRKEEGRRKVDGKLLCWLCTLSYRRVLQKTKEQRKGFSSSHSNSSLNEKDHHSRQHHHHQQRHSSSHKLSGSLSPEQEQGMWKQSHKSSSIQKETPKKKPKLEMKPSNGDSSSITQSMDSGGTDNFILISQLKEEVMSLKRMLQQRDQTMLEKDRKLTELKADFQYQESNMRVKMNNMEKAHKESMEQQQAKNRELLKQVAALSKGKKFDRTGSSLLLP, encoded by the exons ATGGCAACAACGGCCCTCTACGCGTGTACGAAGTGTAACCAGCGGTATCCGTTCGAAGAACTGTCGCAGGGACAGCAGCTGTGCAAG GAGTGTCGCATCGCTCATCCCATCGTCAAGTGTACATACTGCAGATCAGAGTTTCAGCAGGAGAG CAAAACAAACACCATTTGCAAGAAGTGTGCCCAGAATGTAAAGCAGTTTGGGACA CCCAAACCCTGCCAATACTGTAACATAATTGCTGCTTTCATCGGGACAAAGTGTCAGCGTTGCACCAACTCAGAGAAGAAGTATGGCCCTCCACAGACATGCGAGCAGTGCAAACAACAGTGCGCATTTGACCGCAAGGAGGAGGGCAGGAGAAAG GTGGATGGGAAACTGCTGTGCTGGCTGTGCACTCTGTCCTACCGACGTGTACTGCAAAAGACCAAGGAGCAGAGGAAAGGCTTCAGCTCCTCCCACTCCAACTCCTCGCTCAACGAGAAGGACCACCACTCCAGACAGCACCATCACCATCAGCAAAGACACAGCAGCTCACACAA ACTCAGTGGGAGCTTAAGTCCAGAGCAGGAGCAGGGAATGTGGAAGCAGAG CCATAAATCGTCTTCGATCCAGAAGGAGACCCCAAAGAAGAAACCAAAACTGGAGATGAAGCCATCCAACGGGGACAG TAGTTCAATCACCCAATCTATGGATTCTGGAGGAACGGACAACTTCATTCTGATCAGCCAGCTGAAAGAGGAAGTGATGTCATTAAAGAGAATGCTTCAGCAGAGGGATCAGACAATGCTGGAGAAGGACCGAAAG CTAACAGAGCTCAAGGCAGACTTCCAGTACCAGGAATCCAACATGAGGGTGAAGATGAACAATATGGAGAAGGCGCACAAGGAGTCCATGGAACAGCAACAG GCCAAAAATCGGGAGCTGCTAAAACAAGTGGCCGCACTCTCAAAGGGCAAGAAGTTTGACAGAACAGGGAGTTCACTGCTGTTACCGTAA